One genomic segment of Mycolicibacterium psychrotolerans includes these proteins:
- a CDS encoding YdeI/OmpD-associated family protein, which yields MPDDLRAALNGNPSALAAWNDITPLARNEFICWVTDAKQAATRERRIRRTQEELEEGKRRPCCWPGCKHRERTGNA from the coding sequence ATGCCGGACGATCTGCGGGCAGCGCTGAACGGGAACCCCTCAGCGCTCGCCGCATGGAACGACATCACACCGCTTGCGCGCAACGAGTTCATCTGTTGGGTGACCGATGCCAAGCAAGCCGCGACCCGGGAGCGCCGCATCCGGCGCACCCAGGAGGAACTCGAGGAGGGCAAGCGCCGCCCGTGCTGCTGGCCCGGATGCAAGCACCGCGAGCGGACCGGCAACGCCTAG
- a CDS encoding GGDEF domain-containing protein, with translation MRRLRRSAEHHLWLSEYLVARGVARRTRLWLAATSAAMAAGVLALLFGAGGPQDAGPRALMWIAFAGGVFGTLVWLWRWPSHAMSLAFVAVTTVSIAAACLAYPDPLAALLGCIAFTTIVGYAAFFHSPEVVAGVLLVVAAVAADQAAGVATQGRLTLAAVDLFLILQCSLGVALALYSLVRTLRGDLAAADLDPLTGLLNRRAFRRAVGGRLSNHQGKSGYLLTALLDLDDFKAINDTHGHAAGDQALVAVADALRATATPTSVIARSGGEEFLFADFASAHDVVARYDELCVVIAALPVSVTASIGTSFADLTVATPRSHNELLDRLIVAADQAMYDAKRRGGNRCHHHGRVS, from the coding sequence ATGAGGCGGCTTCGCCGTTCCGCTGAGCACCACCTCTGGCTGAGCGAGTACCTCGTCGCGCGCGGAGTGGCGCGACGCACCCGGCTGTGGCTCGCCGCGACGAGTGCGGCCATGGCGGCGGGAGTGCTGGCGTTGCTCTTCGGCGCCGGCGGGCCGCAGGACGCGGGACCGCGGGCACTGATGTGGATTGCCTTCGCCGGAGGGGTGTTCGGGACCCTGGTGTGGCTGTGGCGATGGCCCTCGCACGCGATGTCACTGGCGTTCGTCGCCGTGACCACGGTCTCCATCGCCGCGGCGTGCCTGGCCTATCCCGATCCGCTGGCCGCGCTGCTGGGCTGCATCGCCTTCACCACCATCGTCGGCTATGCGGCGTTCTTCCATTCACCCGAAGTGGTGGCCGGCGTTCTGCTCGTCGTCGCCGCCGTCGCCGCCGACCAGGCCGCCGGGGTCGCCACCCAAGGGCGGCTGACGCTCGCTGCGGTCGACCTGTTCCTCATCCTGCAGTGCAGCCTCGGCGTGGCGCTCGCCCTCTACAGTCTGGTCCGGACACTGCGGGGTGACCTGGCCGCCGCTGATCTCGACCCGCTGACAGGGCTTCTGAACCGGCGCGCCTTCCGCAGGGCTGTGGGTGGCCGGCTCTCGAATCACCAGGGCAAAAGCGGCTACCTGCTCACCGCGCTCTTGGATCTCGACGACTTCAAGGCCATCAACGACACTCACGGACACGCCGCGGGTGACCAGGCCCTTGTCGCGGTCGCCGACGCCCTGCGCGCCACCGCGACGCCGACCTCCGTCATCGCACGAAGCGGCGGTGAGGAATTCCTGTTCGCCGACTTCGCGTCCGCACACGACGTCGTAGCGCGCTACGACGAGTTGTGCGTCGTCATCGCCGCTCTGCCCGTGTCCGTCACGGCCAGCATCGGCACGTCGTTCGCCGATCTCACCGTGGCGACCCCGCGCTCCCACAACGAGCTTCTGGACCGCCTGATCGTCGCCGCCGACCAGGCGATGTACGACGCAAAACGCCGGGGCGGCAACCGATGTCATCACCACGGGAGAGTGTCGTGA
- a CDS encoding HNH endonuclease signature motif containing protein translates to MYVRSMSGTDLQAAVATLVDAVDTLAGCDSDLATGTELVEVLDELETVWCRLPALRHRLLARLQVETTPQQMGAKNWKDVLAIRWRITTAEAHRRLGDAALLAPRQPVTGPPLPPALPAVAVAQERGLINAEHVEVIRKAVDKLPGFVDAVTREQFEVDLVRTAVGAGPKDVENAADLTLFLLDQDGPAPDDTERARTRGVTKGKQRRDAMTDLAARLTPEAWAVFEVLFAKYAAPGMCNPDDPEPCTSGTPTQAQIDNDHRSLAQRQHDALLAIGRIALMSGEVGQLNGLPVSVIIRTTLQDLESRAGIGVTGGGTRLPIKDVIRMAAHANHYLAVFDQATGSALDLFRSRRVASPAQRIMLIARDGGCTKPCCTVGAYGAQVHHVTTDWADGGNTNINDLGLACPPDNRSVGPGGWTTAMNTRTEVEWTPPAHLDTGQTRINTYHRPERLLRPPDEPEPEERDAAASAEPVEPTDAEPPTSADPAEPGGPAPPDNEAA, encoded by the coding sequence ATGTATGTTCGAAGTATGTCGGGGACGGATCTGCAGGCCGCGGTCGCGACGCTGGTGGATGCCGTCGACACCCTGGCCGGCTGCGACTCGGACCTGGCCACCGGCACCGAGCTGGTCGAGGTGCTCGACGAGCTGGAGACCGTGTGGTGCCGGCTGCCCGCGCTGCGGCACCGGCTGCTGGCCCGGCTGCAGGTCGAGACCACCCCGCAGCAGATGGGCGCCAAGAACTGGAAAGACGTCCTCGCGATCCGGTGGCGCATCACCACCGCCGAGGCACACCGCCGCCTGGGCGACGCCGCCCTGCTCGCCCCGCGCCAACCGGTGACCGGGCCGCCGCTGCCCCCAGCACTGCCGGCCGTCGCGGTCGCCCAGGAACGCGGGTTGATCAATGCTGAGCATGTCGAGGTGATCCGCAAAGCCGTCGACAAACTCCCCGGCTTCGTCGATGCGGTGACCCGGGAGCAGTTCGAGGTCGACCTGGTGCGCACCGCGGTCGGGGCCGGACCCAAAGACGTCGAGAACGCCGCCGATCTGACGTTGTTTCTGCTCGATCAGGACGGCCCCGCACCCGATGACACCGAACGCGCCCGCACACGTGGGGTGACGAAGGGCAAGCAGCGCCGCGATGCCATGACCGACCTGGCCGCCCGGTTGACGCCCGAAGCGTGGGCGGTGTTCGAGGTCCTGTTCGCCAAATACGCCGCCCCCGGCATGTGCAATCCCGACGACCCCGAACCGTGCACCTCCGGCACCCCCACCCAGGCCCAGATCGACAACGATCACCGCAGCCTGGCCCAACGCCAACACGACGCGCTGCTCGCCATCGGACGGATCGCCCTGATGAGCGGCGAGGTGGGTCAGCTCAACGGGTTGCCGGTGTCGGTGATCATCCGCACCACCCTGCAAGACCTCGAATCCCGGGCCGGGATCGGCGTCACCGGCGGCGGCACCCGCCTGCCCATCAAAGACGTCATCCGGATGGCCGCCCACGCCAACCATTATTTGGCGGTCTTCGACCAAGCGACCGGGTCGGCGCTGGATTTGTTCCGCAGCCGCCGGGTCGCCTCTCCGGCGCAGCGGATCATGCTCATCGCCCGCGACGGGGGCTGCACCAAACCGTGTTGCACCGTCGGCGCCTACGGCGCCCAGGTCCACCACGTCACCACCGACTGGGCTGACGGCGGCAACACCAACATCAACGACCTCGGCCTGGCCTGCCCACCGGATAACCGCAGCGTGGGCCCCGGCGGCTGGACCACCGCGATGAACACCCGCACCGAAGTCGAATGGACCCCACCCGCCCACCTCGACACCGGCCAAACACGCATCAACACCTACCACCGCCCCGAACGCCTCCTGCGCCCACCCGATGAACCCGAACCGGAAGAGCGTGACGCTGCCGCATCGGCCGAGCCGGTCGAGCCGACGGACGCAGAGCCCCCAACCTCAGCCGATCCAGCAGAACCCGGCGGACCCGCACCACCCGACAACGAGGCGGCCTGA
- a CDS encoding LysR family transcriptional regulator, which translates to MDLIGHLRYFVAVAEHRHFGRAAASLGVTQPPVSQGLRRLEKHLGLQLIERTPEGAVLTTDGAALLPRARLIVDDTARLLDDARHLFGSTQGVRWGVIPQLGDELLARCVNGIRSARSSEVTTLTAGSAQLLSDLRRGALQMAVVQHPALVDGLDAGPVVSLTRHVVVPAEHRAAQAVAPRAQMLQDLALATVPREDNLPGHDLLIDRLRRRGLDPKIRAASTHRDVAAAVASGLCFGLATVCSPVHTGTAHRPMLVDEVALRVRIVTSPGVDLADAVYAVDRQLLRADR; encoded by the coding sequence GTGGATTTGATCGGTCATCTTCGCTACTTCGTCGCTGTCGCCGAGCATCGGCACTTCGGTCGCGCCGCAGCGAGCTTGGGGGTCACGCAACCGCCGGTGTCGCAGGGGCTGCGCCGACTCGAGAAACACCTGGGCCTACAACTCATCGAGCGCACCCCTGAGGGCGCCGTGCTCACCACCGATGGAGCTGCGCTCCTCCCCCGCGCCCGGCTCATCGTCGATGACACGGCCCGCCTTCTCGACGATGCGCGACACCTGTTCGGGTCGACGCAGGGAGTCCGATGGGGCGTCATCCCCCAGCTCGGTGACGAACTGCTTGCTCGATGCGTCAACGGAATTCGCAGCGCACGAAGCTCGGAAGTCACGACCCTTACCGCAGGAAGTGCGCAGCTGCTGAGCGACCTGCGCCGCGGAGCACTGCAGATGGCGGTGGTGCAGCACCCGGCACTGGTCGACGGACTGGATGCGGGACCGGTTGTCTCACTCACTCGCCACGTCGTGGTCCCAGCTGAGCATCGCGCCGCCCAGGCCGTCGCACCTCGAGCACAGATGCTTCAAGACCTGGCATTGGCGACCGTTCCTCGAGAGGACAACTTACCCGGACACGATCTGCTCATCGACCGACTACGCCGTCGCGGTCTTGATCCGAAGATCCGCGCGGCGTCCACGCACCGCGACGTGGCGGCCGCCGTCGCATCAGGCCTGTGCTTCGGTCTGGCCACTGTCTGCTCACCAGTGCACACCGGCACCGCACACCGTCCGATGCTCGTCGACGAGGTCGCCCTCCGCGTGCGCATCGTCACCTCACCCGGCGTCGACCTCGCGGACGCGGTGTACGCCGTCGACCGACAACTGTTGCGAGCCGACCGGTGA
- a CDS encoding serine hydrolase, whose product MTSVEEQIAAVFVDAGCRGWLRAEPVGEKGIAIDINGDAPVVAASVYKVLVLIATARAFDSGLLDPHDTVRIVPGDCTPGPTGISLFSDPVSLSWVDLARMMITLSDNAAADVLLGAVGLDAIDRAIGDLGLGTTRVVGGTATLQHQVIHDSGALTLDEAVGLLASNNTLHDSAAFDPAYTTATSAADANAMLTAIWTGRAASAECTRTMRTILTQQIWPHRIRSAFPFSDVVVGGKTGTIGPIRNEIAVIAFPDEIPIAVSVFTRAARSDVYLPVVDRAIGQAAAIAVTALRSDAAAQQ is encoded by the coding sequence GTGACGTCCGTCGAGGAACAGATCGCTGCCGTCTTCGTCGACGCGGGCTGCCGCGGCTGGCTACGCGCCGAACCCGTCGGCGAGAAGGGGATTGCCATCGACATCAACGGTGACGCCCCGGTCGTCGCCGCCTCGGTCTACAAGGTCCTCGTCCTGATCGCCACGGCACGCGCCTTCGACTCAGGACTGCTCGACCCCCATGACACAGTGCGGATCGTCCCCGGCGACTGCACTCCCGGACCGACCGGCATCAGCCTGTTCTCCGACCCCGTCTCGCTGTCCTGGGTAGACCTGGCGCGCATGATGATCACCCTGTCCGACAACGCCGCCGCCGACGTCCTGCTCGGCGCCGTCGGACTCGACGCGATCGATCGCGCGATCGGCGACCTCGGACTCGGCACCACCCGGGTGGTCGGCGGCACGGCGACGTTGCAGCACCAGGTCATCCACGACAGCGGTGCGCTTACCCTCGACGAAGCGGTCGGATTGCTCGCCAGCAACAACACCCTCCACGACAGCGCCGCCTTCGACCCGGCATACACCACCGCAACCAGCGCCGCCGATGCCAACGCCATGCTGACCGCCATCTGGACCGGCCGAGCGGCCTCAGCTGAGTGCACGCGCACCATGAGAACGATCCTTACTCAGCAGATCTGGCCGCATCGCATCAGATCCGCCTTTCCGTTCTCCGATGTGGTCGTGGGCGGCAAAACCGGCACTATCGGCCCTATCCGTAACGAGATCGCCGTCATCGCCTTTCCCGACGAAATTCCGATTGCCGTCTCGGTGTTCACCCGAGCCGCGCGGTCCGACGTCTACCTGCCCGTCGTCGACCGGGCTATCGGACAAGCTGCCGCCATCGCGGTGACCGCCCTGCGGTCCGATGCCGCAGCCCAGCAGTGA
- the bla gene encoding class A beta-lactamase, which translates to MNSHLTRRQALGGLLAVGLLASVPRTALATPSPNTGTLDLKGIEHRHRARIGAYAVDLGAAATVEHRADERFAMCSTFKAYAAGRVLQLVDQSRLDLRTPIPVNAADIVANSPVTEQRVGATMALAEVCEAALTRSDNAAGNLLLRTIGGPGGVTAFARTLGDEQTRLDRWETELNSAIPGDVRDTTTPRGLCWGYRQLLTGTALSPSARATLDGWMRANVTSGPRFRAAVPAGWTTADKTGAGDYGSTNDAGLILGPARQRVTAVVLTRSIDDQKDTPPLNAAISDTVRLILDSFGYR; encoded by the coding sequence ATGAACTCACACCTGACCCGACGCCAGGCGCTTGGCGGACTGCTCGCCGTCGGCCTGTTGGCGAGCGTCCCCCGCACCGCGCTCGCCACGCCCTCCCCGAACACCGGCACCCTGGATCTGAAGGGCATAGAGCACCGCCACCGCGCCCGAATCGGCGCTTACGCCGTCGACCTCGGGGCTGCCGCGACGGTTGAACACCGCGCCGACGAGCGTTTCGCGATGTGCTCGACCTTCAAGGCCTACGCCGCCGGACGCGTGCTTCAGCTGGTCGATCAGAGCCGACTCGATCTGCGCACCCCCATCCCGGTCAACGCCGCGGACATCGTCGCCAACTCTCCAGTCACCGAGCAGCGCGTGGGCGCCACGATGGCGCTGGCCGAGGTGTGCGAGGCAGCCCTCACCCGCAGCGACAACGCCGCCGGCAACTTGCTGTTGCGCACGATCGGAGGACCGGGGGGAGTAACGGCCTTCGCCCGCACCCTCGGTGACGAACAGACCCGCCTGGACCGTTGGGAAACCGAATTGAACAGCGCCATACCAGGAGATGTCCGCGACACCACGACACCGCGGGGGCTCTGTTGGGGCTACCGGCAGTTGCTCACCGGGACTGCGCTGAGTCCATCGGCGCGAGCCACCTTGGACGGGTGGATGCGAGCCAACGTCACCTCCGGACCGCGGTTTCGTGCTGCCGTGCCGGCCGGCTGGACGACCGCGGACAAAACCGGAGCCGGAGATTATGGATCCACCAACGACGCCGGTCTCATACTCGGTCCTGCTCGACAGCGTGTGACGGCAGTGGTCCTCACCCGCTCGATCGACGACCAGAAGGACACGCCACCGCTCAACGCTGCGATCTCCGACACCGTGCGACTCATCCTCGACAGCTTCGGCTACCGCTGA
- a CDS encoding alcohol dehydrogenase catalytic domain-containing protein: MSSTYRAYQVTGQRHFELVDRELTEPAYGRVRVRVQSCGVCHSDVLAVEGQRPDPTSPVVPGHEIVGVVDAVGDGVTAWKAGDRVGIGFLGGQCNACEFCRRGDFVNCTDQPQPGTTEDGGYAEVFYGRATGLVRVPDSVSATDAAPLLCAGVTTFNALRSTDAAPGALVAIQGLGGLGHLGVQYAKKLGFRVAAIARGAEKAELAKALGAEHYIDSAAEDPGAALSALGGASAVVATAASGSSMSPLVAGLRPRGQLMVVGAAPDPLEVETAALIFGGRRIEGSLTGSAVENEDCLAFSVSTGVAPMTETMTFEDAPRAYERMMSGKARFRVVLEMPRTS; this comes from the coding sequence ATGTCATCGACCTACCGGGCCTACCAGGTCACCGGGCAACGCCACTTCGAGCTCGTCGACCGCGAGCTCACCGAGCCCGCGTACGGCCGGGTCCGCGTGCGGGTCCAGAGTTGCGGCGTCTGCCACAGCGACGTGCTGGCCGTCGAGGGTCAGCGTCCCGATCCGACATCGCCGGTGGTGCCGGGCCACGAGATCGTCGGCGTCGTCGACGCCGTGGGCGACGGTGTGACGGCGTGGAAGGCCGGCGATCGAGTCGGCATCGGGTTCCTCGGCGGGCAGTGCAACGCGTGCGAGTTCTGCCGCCGTGGCGATTTCGTCAACTGCACCGATCAGCCGCAGCCGGGTACCACCGAGGACGGCGGCTACGCCGAAGTGTTCTACGGCCGGGCGACCGGACTGGTCCGGGTGCCCGACTCGGTGTCGGCCACCGATGCCGCACCGCTGCTGTGCGCCGGCGTCACCACGTTCAACGCCCTGCGCTCCACCGACGCCGCACCGGGTGCGCTCGTTGCGATCCAGGGCCTCGGCGGCCTGGGTCATCTGGGTGTGCAGTACGCCAAGAAGCTCGGCTTCCGCGTCGCGGCGATCGCGCGTGGCGCCGAGAAGGCCGAGCTCGCGAAAGCCCTTGGTGCCGAACATTACATCGACAGCGCTGCCGAGGATCCCGGCGCCGCGCTGAGCGCCCTGGGCGGCGCCTCGGCCGTCGTCGCGACCGCGGCGAGCGGGAGCTCCATGAGTCCCCTGGTCGCCGGGCTACGCCCGCGGGGTCAACTCATGGTGGTCGGCGCGGCTCCCGATCCGCTGGAGGTCGAGACGGCCGCGCTGATCTTCGGTGGCCGCCGGATCGAGGGCAGCCTCACCGGGTCGGCCGTCGAGAACGAGGACTGCCTGGCGTTCAGCGTCTCCACCGGTGTCGCCCCGATGACCGAGACCATGACTTTCGAGGACGCACCCCGCGCCTACGAGCGGATGATGTCGGGCAAGGCGCGATTCCGCGTCGTACTGGAGATGCCTCGCACGAGCTGA
- a CDS encoding DUF3662 and FHA domain-containing protein — MGLVDRFERKLEDSVGNAFARVFGGSIMPAEVESLLRREADSGAREVHGGRVLAPNDYVITLSVPDYQKVSADPDITPTTFAKHLEGYIHERGWQTYGEVVVRFEQSPDLHTGQFRARGAVNPDSTTGVPAPPPRDLSSHAEPGVPAMSDNPTYRGGQGPGRPGDDYYNRPEDDRYNRPDDQRGGYPPADQGGYPPADQGGHPPADQGGYPPADQGGYPPHGDQGYPPRGGYPDQGGYPDQGYPPPSYEQRPPAGYGPPQGGYQDQGYRPAPGGYGPPPGGGQHGYGAPAGDYDYGRPPARPSYPDQGGYPDQGGYPDQGGYGGGQNYGRQEYGQPDYGRYGAEAPAGYGEQGYGDQGYGAGGYGAGYGAGQGEYPSAGSTVTLQLDDGSGRTYQLREGANVIGRGQDAQFRLPDTGVSRRHLEIRWDGQVALLSDLNSTNGTTVNNAPVQEWQLADGDVIRLGHSEIIVRVH, encoded by the coding sequence ATGGGTCTGGTCGATCGTTTCGAGCGCAAGCTCGAGGACTCGGTCGGCAACGCCTTTGCCCGGGTGTTCGGCGGCTCGATCATGCCTGCCGAGGTCGAGTCGCTGCTGCGGCGCGAAGCCGACTCCGGCGCCCGTGAGGTGCACGGTGGCCGCGTTTTGGCACCGAACGACTACGTCATTACCCTCAGTGTGCCTGACTATCAGAAGGTGAGTGCCGACCCGGACATCACCCCGACCACGTTCGCCAAGCACCTGGAGGGCTACATCCATGAGCGCGGATGGCAAACGTATGGTGAGGTGGTTGTCCGATTCGAGCAATCGCCCGACCTGCACACCGGACAGTTTCGCGCGCGCGGTGCGGTCAATCCCGACTCGACCACGGGCGTACCCGCCCCACCACCTCGAGACCTCTCGTCCCACGCAGAACCAGGAGTACCAGCGATGAGCGACAACCCGACCTACCGCGGCGGCCAGGGACCGGGCCGGCCCGGGGACGACTACTACAACCGTCCCGAGGACGACCGGTACAACCGCCCGGACGATCAGCGCGGCGGCTACCCGCCCGCCGACCAGGGCGGCTACCCGCCCGCCGATCAGGGTGGTCACCCGCCCGCGGATCAAGGCGGCTATCCGCCTGCGGATCAGGGTGGTTACCCGCCGCACGGAGACCAGGGCTACCCCCCGCGGGGCGGCTACCCCGACCAGGGCGGCTACCCGGACCAGGGTTATCCCCCGCCGTCCTACGAGCAGCGTCCCCCGGCCGGCTACGGCCCGCCGCAGGGCGGCTACCAGGACCAGGGCTACCGGCCCGCACCCGGCGGATACGGTCCGCCCCCCGGCGGCGGTCAGCACGGGTACGGCGCGCCCGCCGGTGACTACGACTACGGTCGTCCGCCGGCCCGTCCGTCCTACCCCGACCAGGGCGGCTATCCCGACCAGGGCGGTTACCCGGATCAGGGCGGCTACGGCGGCGGCCAGAACTACGGTCGCCAGGAATACGGCCAGCCCGACTACGGCCGTTACGGCGCCGAGGCCCCGGCCGGCTACGGCGAGCAGGGCTACGGCGACCAGGGTTACGGAGCGGGCGGCTACGGCGCCGGGTACGGAGCCGGCCAGGGCGAGTACCCCTCGGCGGGTTCGACGGTCACGCTGCAGCTCGACGACGGCAGCGGACGCACCTATCAGTTGCGCGAAGGCGCCAACGTGATCGGGCGCGGGCAGGACGCGCAGTTCCGCCTTCCCGACACGGGGGTGTCCCGCCGGCATCTGGAGATCCGCTGGGACGGCCAGGTGGCGCTATTGTCAGACCTCAACTCCACCAACGGCACCACGGTGAACAACGCACCGGTCCAGGAGTGGCAGCTGGCCGACGGCGACGTCATCCGGCTGGGCCACTCGGAGATCATCGTCCGCGTTCACTGA
- a CDS encoding FHA domain-containing protein FhaB/FipA, protein MQGLILQLTRVGFLLLLWLFIWSVLRILRTDIYAPTGAVMVRRGLALRGSLLPNRARNVPRQLVVTEGALAGTRIPLGTQPVLIGRADDSTLVLTDDYASTRHARLSPRGPEWYVEDLGSTNGTYLDRAKVTTAVRVPMGTPVRIGKTVIELRP, encoded by the coding sequence ATGCAGGGGCTGATACTGCAGCTGACGCGCGTCGGCTTCCTGTTGCTGCTCTGGCTGTTCATCTGGTCGGTGCTGCGCATCCTGCGCACCGACATCTACGCGCCCACCGGCGCGGTGATGGTCCGCCGCGGGCTGGCGCTGCGCGGGTCGCTGCTCCCCAACCGGGCCCGCAACGTCCCCCGGCAGCTGGTGGTCACCGAGGGGGCACTGGCCGGCACGCGGATTCCGCTCGGCACGCAGCCGGTGCTGATCGGCCGCGCCGATGACTCCACTCTGGTGCTGACAGACGACTACGCCTCGACGCGCCATGCCCGGCTCTCGCCACGAGGTCCGGAATGGTACGTAGAGGACCTAGGATCGACCAACGGTACATACCTCGACAGGGCGAAGGTGACGACGGCGGTACGAGTTCCGATGGGCACCCCGGTGCGGATCGGCAAGACGGTGATCGAGTTGCGCCCGTGA
- a CDS encoding PP2C family protein-serine/threonine phosphatase, with the protein MTLVLRYAARSDRGLVRANNEDSVYAGARLLALADGMGGHAAGEVASQLVIAALAHLDDDEPGGDLLSKLDAAVREGNSAIAAHVEADPELDGMGTTLTAILFAGNRLGLVHIGDSRGYLMRDGELAQITKDDTFVQTLVDEGRITAEEAHSHPQRSLIMRALTGHEVEPTLIMREARAGDRYLLCSDGLSDPVSHETIAEAMQIPDVAESADRLIELALRGGGPDNVTVVVADVVDVNSHDYGQTQPILAGAVSGDDDQSAPPNTAAGRASAFNPKRNAAKRVVPQPEEPPPRPRSRRRIYLAAAVLVLAVLAGLAVAREIVRNNYYVSEHDGIVSIMRGVQGSFLGISLQEPYLLGCLNARNELSLISADQSRDNLGCRLLGVDDMRPSERAQVIAGLPSGTLDDAIGQIEELSHSSVLPVCAPRSPATSSRPPTSSAAPPSPRPSATPAPGSPAPSGDSRTSAPPPAPETPRTVTSSPPAPPGPAPAPTPSLTPSPTVTALPPPPPEPGTNCREVS; encoded by the coding sequence GTGACCCTTGTGCTCCGATACGCAGCCCGCAGCGACCGGGGGCTGGTGCGCGCCAACAACGAGGACTCGGTGTACGCCGGGGCCCGGCTGCTGGCGCTCGCGGACGGCATGGGCGGCCACGCCGCCGGTGAGGTGGCGTCGCAGTTGGTGATCGCGGCGCTGGCCCATCTCGACGACGACGAGCCGGGCGGCGACCTGCTCAGCAAGCTCGATGCCGCGGTGCGCGAAGGTAACTCGGCGATCGCCGCACACGTCGAGGCCGACCCGGAACTGGACGGCATGGGCACCACGCTCACCGCAATCCTGTTCGCGGGCAACCGCCTTGGTCTGGTGCACATCGGCGACTCGCGCGGCTACCTGATGCGCGACGGCGAACTCGCCCAGATCACCAAGGACGACACCTTCGTCCAGACCCTGGTCGACGAGGGCCGCATCACCGCCGAGGAAGCCCACAGCCACCCCCAGCGGTCACTGATCATGCGCGCGCTCACCGGTCACGAGGTGGAGCCGACGCTGATCATGCGGGAAGCCCGCGCCGGTGACCGCTACCTGTTGTGCTCCGACGGCCTGTCCGACCCCGTCAGCCACGAGACCATCGCCGAGGCGATGCAGATTCCCGACGTCGCCGAAAGTGCGGACCGGCTCATCGAGTTGGCGCTGCGCGGCGGCGGCCCCGACAACGTGACCGTGGTGGTCGCCGACGTGGTGGACGTCAACTCCCACGACTACGGCCAGACCCAGCCGATCCTGGCCGGCGCAGTCTCCGGGGACGACGACCAGAGTGCGCCGCCCAACACCGCGGCAGGCCGGGCGTCGGCGTTCAACCCGAAACGCAACGCCGCCAAACGGGTTGTGCCGCAACCCGAAGAACCCCCACCGCGCCCACGCTCGCGACGCCGCATCTACCTCGCGGCCGCGGTGCTGGTGCTGGCGGTGCTCGCCGGCTTGGCGGTCGCCCGTGAAATCGTCCGCAACAACTACTACGTCAGCGAACACGACGGCATCGTCTCGATCATGCGTGGTGTTCAGGGCTCCTTTCTCGGGATCTCCCTTCAGGAGCCGTATCTGCTGGGCTGCCTGAACGCCCGCAACGAGCTGTCCCTCATCAGCGCCGACCAATCGCGCGACAACCTGGGCTGCCGGCTGCTGGGCGTCGACGACATGCGTCCCTCCGAACGCGCCCAGGTGATCGCCGGTCTCCCCTCGGGCACCCTCGACGACGCCATCGGGCAGATCGAGGAACTGTCCCACAGCTCGGTGCTACCGGTCTGCGCACCGCGCTCCCCCGCTACGTCGAGCCGGCCGCCGACGTCGTCCGCAGCGCCGCCGTCACCGCGCCCGTCGGCCACTCCCGCCCCGGGAAGCCCTGCGCCGAGCGGTGATTCACGCACCTCGGCGCCCCCGCCCGCACCGGAGACGCCGCGCACCGTGACGTCATCGCCGCCGGCACCGCCAGGACCCGCCCCGGCACCCACTCCGTCGCTGACACCGTCGCCCACCGTGACGGCGCTGCCGCCTCCGCCACCTGAACCGGGAACGAACTGCCGGGAAGTGTCATGA